CAAACTCATATTCTGATACAAGCGATTCATTTTCAATAAGTGCAACATAAGCTGTAACCGTATCGTCGTCGTTTATTTCTGCTCCCTCTATGCCTATATAAACGTCCCCTGCATCACTTCCGGAAACAAAGTAACTTCCGTTTGTATTTTCAATGATACCTATGTCGCTCGGGGGTTCTCCCAAGTCCTTTTGTTCGCTAGAAAGTGCAGTCGCATAGTACTTAACAGTATCTTCGCCTACTATATATCCGCTGCCATCCTCAGATTCCTCTATATTTGCATCGGCATAACCGTAATTTGCAACCATTATGTAAATGCTGTTCCATATAAACTCACTGTTTAAAGGGGCGTATTCGGAATCTAGGGACCTCATCGCATATACAATCCCGTTCAGTACCGCTTCCATGTCATTTACATCGCTTAAAACATCGCTTGCATTGTCTTCGGTCGAAGTGGGTTCAACGTCTTCGCTTTGCTTACCGTCTGTGCAACCGGCGAATACGCCAAGTGTAATTAAAACTGCGCATAAAACCGACAAGATGTTAAAAAATCTACACTTTTTCACTTTTTGTCCCTCAGGCTTTCTCAACTTTATCTTAAGTTTAAGTAAAATTTTGGTCTATGTCAACAGCAAAATCAGCCTTTTTAGTATTGTTAAAAAAATATTAATAAAGTCCATCCAGTCCTGAAAAATCTATCTCTTCTTCTCTTTTTTCTTCTGAAACTCCATTGTTTATACGGTTTAAATAAACGCATAAACTGCTTGGCAAATCCCCGTTTTCATAGTGTTCGGCAATTCTTAGCTTTGCCATCTTAATAACTCTTCCTTTAGGACCGCCTAAAGCTTCTATGCTTTTTAGCTCTTCAAGCGTTAAGTTTAGATATACACACAGCCCTGCAACTGTTGAAATCTTTTTTTTATTGCTGCTTAGGCTTGGGCCCTTTATTTCATCAAAATATTTTTCTATCTTTTTTTTTAATGTACTTGCTGTCAACTTAAAAACTCCTCTTTTTAATTTAAGCAAAAGAAAAAAGCCTCTTTTTAAAAAGAAGCTTTTCCCCTTCGGCGCGTACAAAAACTTTTTTGAAAACTTTTCATAGTATCATTATATAATGGCTTTTTCAAAAAAAGTGCTGCACTTTTTAATCTATTTTAAGTATGCCTACCTCGCATGCTTTAAGCGCGGCGTACATGATTATTTCGTTTACCCACGTATGGTAAGTGCGCTTTTCTATAAAAAGCTCCATGCATGTATTCTGCCAGCTTAAATCCTCCAAATACCTCATACAAAGCAACGTTCCTATAGGCGTGCCTTTGTACTTATCAAAAGTTGCCTTTATAACTTTTAGCCATTTATCAATATAAAGGCTGTCTAGCCGGCATGCCTTTGTAGCCGTAGGATCTCCTGGAGCTTTGTTTGAAATCCCCGATAAGTCTTTTTCTGGAACAGAAAAAATTATATCTTCACGCTCCTCTTTAAGCAGAATTTCAAGCTTTTTAAAATTTAAAAAATAATATTCAATTTTATGGTAATTCTCCCTACTTAAAACCATAGTTTTAAGACTCCGGTCCTCTTCTGCCTTGTACAAACTGAGGGCATCCGACTACAAAGTAGGATTTAATTAAGGTACTGGATCCATCCTCTTCTTTATGAAGTATATTTGTAGCTATGGCATTCCATCCCTCAACTTCTTTGAATTTCCTTGCCCATACACACATATTTTGCCCTGCCGCACGGTCGCATTCCCAGCATAGTGTGGAAGGGTAGCTTTCAGCTAAACCTAGCTTTTTAGCATGTATACGCACACTATTGACGCTTCGCCCCAATTGCCTTCCAATTTCCTTTGTATCTAAAAGACGGTAATACTTTTTTAAGTATTCGTCTTCTTTATGTGTCCACTGTCTCATAATTGCCTCCATTTTTATCACTTATCTTCGGTATGTCCGAGGCTCTAAAAATGAATTCTTCTCCCCAAAAGATTTATTTTTATGCCTTCTCATAGTTACTTTGCAATTTACTTGCAGTAATTCCCCTGCTTATTTAAGTAACTTAACCATCATCTAAGATTTTTCAAATGGAATTTCCCCTTTTAAAATCCCCAGCTCTTCTCTTTTCTTCGCCGTCAAAATACATCTTATGTAAAGTAGCGGCCTTTCTCTATACTGTCTTCTTTCAAAGGCTAAATTGAGTGCGCCAATCACCTCCTGTTCACCATAGGCCCTGACCATACCTTTTTAAGTTCGTCAAGATCTCTAAACCTCTCACAAGCAAGTGAGACTGCATAACACACTAAAACTTTGTTCTCAATATCTTTAATATGCTCTTTTAAATTCACCTCCTGTCTATATTAATTAATAAACGATCTAGCTTTCGCTTCTTCATTTTATTCTTCTTTTTTTATTTCTTAATCTATATATAATGAAGGTCTGTACTTTTATTATCCTTTATTATCGATAATTACTATATGGTAACGGGTACAACTCCCCCGTTTCTTTGAGGGCCTGCATTCAATAAGCCCGTAATTGCATAACCTTTGCCTTGCGTTTAAGTTACGTTTCCTTATGCCCTGTTTACTCAATAAACTCAAGTTCGTATGGGAAAACCACTTTTTCCAGCAGCATTTGTTATTAATATGTAAAGGGGTGTAATAAAGCAGCTGTGCGTTAGGGGGCAAGATAACTGCCTACAAAAATTCTTAAATGAATTCAGTATAAGTTTATATGGCCAATAAATTCCCCTCACTCATCCCATGTATCCCATGCAAATGTTACGTATATGCAATTGTCGCAGCCGATTATTCGGCCATTTTGGTGGTAAAGATATTCGCATTCACTGCCGCAGTTTTCACATATGAATACTTTCCCCTTGGGTGCCAAGCTCTTCCAGAAATCCATAAACCCCCTCCTATTTATATGCAGCATTAGTTTTATGAATGTATTTTATTTTAAAAAATTTGTATGGGGAACTCATGTCAAAAACCCCATTTTTCTACAATTTTCGCCACGTTTCATGCCGAAAAAACCGCTTGACTTTTTTTTGCTTGAAACTTATAATCATTATTGTGTCAAATATCAAAAGTGGTTCACGCGGGCGTGGCGGAATTGGCAGACGCGCTAGACTTAGGATCTAGTGCCATAGGCGTGAAGGTTCAAGTCCTTTCGCCCGCACCAGTTTAAAAAACTTTTACGTTTAATTCCGCGGGTGTAGCTCAACGGTAGAGCCCCAGCCTTCCAAGCTGGTTGCGTGGGTTCGATTCCCATCACCCGCTCCATTTATCTTGCGCAATGGATTGAGCCAGCCTTCCAAGCTGGTTGCGTGGGTTTACTTCCCATCACCCGCTCCATTTATCTTGGGTCATTAGCTCAGTTGGTAGAGCACCTGACTCTTAATCAGGGTGTCCGGGGTTCGAGCCCCCGATGGCCTACCAAATTTTTACTTCTCTAGAAACTAGAGAAGTTTTTTATTGCTTCCTTGCTTCGCGATTATAATGCATTTTTACGTCATATTTAAGACATTTAGCGGAAAAAACCGACATCAAAAAAGCGGCCAATTCTTGGCCGCTTTTTAGCGTTAAATAATAATTTACTTTATTCTTCTGTTTCTTTCTTAGCTTTTTCAATGACTTTTTGTGCCAGATTTCCCGGCAACTCCTCGTATCTAATAAATTCTAATTTAAAAGATCCTCTTGCATGCGTCATAGAACGCAGGTCTGTTGCATACTTAACCATTTCAGACATAGGTACTTCTGCCTCCACAAGCTGCCCTTCACTGGATGGGTTCATGCCTAAAATGCGCCCGCGCCTCTTATTCAAGTCCCCGATTACGTCACCCATGTAGTTATCAGGAACAACCACTTCCGCTTTACCAATAGGTTCTAACAAAACTGGGTTTGCTTCACTGCATCCCTTCTTATAAGCAAGAGAGGCCGCTACTTTAAACGCCATTTCAGATGAATCTACCGGGTGGGAAGACCCATCATAAAGCGTGCAGCGTATATTTACCATCGGGTATCCTGCTAAAACGCCCTTTGGTATGCTTTCTCTTAAACCT
The sequence above is drawn from the Eubacteriales bacterium genome and encodes:
- a CDS encoding transcriptional regulator, which translates into the protein MVLSRENYHKIEYYFLNFKKLEILLKEEREDIIFSVPEKDLSGISNKAPGDPTATKACRLDSLYIDKWLKVIKATFDKYKGTPIGTLLCMRYLEDLSWQNTCMELFIEKRTYHTWVNEIIMYAALKACEVGILKID